GCCGAGGAGTCCGGTTATGGTGGCATCCACACAAGACGTGGGAGGGCACCTACTGGGACGCCCACCATAAATGCTCTAAAATACTCTGTCGTTTCGGCTTATACGATGATGACAAAAGAGGCTCTGGCATGCGAGTTGCAGCGCAAACACCCATGCCTGTGTCGACTCGGCGCGTCGGGAGCATTGTGCGGGTCGCTACTGGGAGAAGCCAAGAGCTCTTCCGGGGGCGTTCCCGTGGACGCCCTCCTCGGACAAGGTTTGGGGCCCCCGGACGACCTCAGCCTTTAACCTGGAGTTCACATCTTAACCTGGAGTTCACATCAAGAGGTCGGTGATGTATAATTTTCCCCACACCCTAGAAACAACAGATGGAGCCGCTTTGATGCAGGAGCCCGCAGGGCCGCAGGTGCTTGTTGTCGATGATGATCCGAGCATGCAGCGCATGCTTCGTACGCGGCTGGAACGTGAGGGATATCAAGTCGTTACCGCAGCGGACGGAGACGAAGGCCTCGACCTGATCCGCAAGCAGGTGTTCAACCTCGTCATCACTGACGTGAGGATGCCCAAGCTGAAGGGTGACGAGCTCGCCCGCTCGATTAGTCAGTTCAATCCCGATATCCCGATCATCGTCATGACCGCCTATGGCGACGTCAATGAAGCCGTTCGCCTCATGCACGACGGCGTTTACCACTACCTGACCAAGCCGTTCGACGTAGAGGACCTGGTCGGTCGGGTGCGCAAGGCGGTCGACCGCCAGCGGACGTCCCACGAAGTGCAGCAAGTGCGGTCGAAGATCATGAGCCGACGCAAGTCGGACTTCATCGTGGGGGCAAGCCCAAAGATCGAAGAGCTCCTGACCCAGATCTCCATCGTCGCTCAGAACGATGTGCCGGTCATCATCTACGGTGAGTCGGGGACCGGTAAGGAGCTCGTGGCTCGCGCGATTCACTACACCGGCAAGCGTGCCGATCGCCCGTTCGTCGTCGAGAACTGCGGCGCCATTCCCGAGAACTTGATCGAGAACGAGCTCTTCGGCCACGTCAAGGGCGCCTATACCGACGCCCGAAGCGATCAGAAAGGCCTCTTCGAAGAGGCGCACGGCGGAACACTCTTCCTCGACGAGATCGGCGAGCTGCCTCTCCCGTTGCAGGTGAAGTTTCTGCGCGTCCTCCAGGACGGCGAGTTCAAACGCATTGGATCGACGCGGGCCATCAAGGTGGACGTGCGGGTCATCGCGGCGACGAACAAGGACCTCATCCAGGCAATCTCCGAGAAGAGCTTCCGCGAGGATCTCTTCTATCGACTGAACGTCATTCCGATCCACCTGCCGCCGCTGCGCGAGCGGAAGGAAGACATCCCTCTGCTGATCAACCACTTCTTGACCGAGTTCAACAAGGAGCTCGGAAGAGGAGTCGAGGGATTCTCCCCGGCAGCCATTCAGAAGATGATGACCTATCAGTGGCCGGGGAACATCCGCGAGCTGAAGAACAAGGTGAAGCAGGCCATGGTCCTCACGCGCAACAACGTGATTACCGCCGAGGACCTCTTCTTCCACGTACCCGTCTCGTCCAACAAGTTCCAGTCGTTCAAGGAAGCCAAGCGCGAGTTCGAGAAGGAGTACATCTCGCAGGTGCTCCGGATCTGCCAGGGAAACATCTCCCAGGCGGCGCGGCTCGCCCGGAAGGATCGGAAGGATTTCTACGACGTGATGAAGAAGTACGGAATCCAGCCCGAGATCTTCCGTAAGCAACAGGCCGGCTGAGACCAGCGGAGTCGCGCCCCGCGGCAACCGGCCCGGCCGCCTTCGCGCGAAGCGCTTCTGCGAGCCTCGCCGTAGCCCGGAGGGCGGAGGCGGGAGGGCCCGATCCCCGAGCGTGAGCGAGGAGCGAGCGCTCGAAGAGCGCGCTCGCATTGAGCGAAGACCGAGCGCGCACTAATCAACGCTGCTGCCAGAGCACCAGCCTCCCCGAGAGCTCGGGGAGCTCGAAGGCTTTCCACGTTCCCTCGAGGCGGTTCCCCTTCTGCGTGGCGTCGAGATGGAAGTGGAGCTGATCGGCGCCCTCTTCCCCGTACTCCACGCTTCCCAGCACCGCGCCCACCGTAGAGCTGAGTCGAGTGAATTTCGCGGTCATGGGCCGCGCGCCGCCTTCGTTCAGGACGGCGCTTCCCGAGAGCGCTCCCGAGGGACCCTCGATGCGAAGGCTCAAGGGGTACCCCTGCGGCTCCACGTAGCCGTACCAGACGCCCACCAGGTTTCCATCTCCGAGGGAGTCGTCGGAGGTGCCGGGAATGGGCGCATCGGCGAGGATCCGATCGTGTATCTCCGATCGAGGAACGAGCTCGAACCACTCGCCCGACGCGCGAAACTGGTGCGTCGAGAGAATCGCCGACACCGCCGGGTTCGGCGGATGGAGTCCCATCGCGAAAAGCGGCCCTGGCTCGGTCAAAAGAGTCCGCAGCCCGGTCTCATCTCCCTCGGAGAGGATCACCACGCTCGTGGGCTTCCTTTTCTCGACCGCGACGAGATACGCGAGCGGCGCCATCACCAGCTCCGCGGGTCCGGAGACCGCGAGGACCCGGGCGCCCTCCGGCAGTTGATCGAGTGCGCTCTCCGCGAAGGCGCGGGCCTCGGGAAGGTACCGGCGGTCCGGATTCAACTGCGAGGCGAGGTGGTCCAGGGGAAGCTCCTTGGGAACGTCGAGAATCGCTTCGACCCGCAGATCCATCTGCGCCTTCCGCACCGCGAGCGGCGCGAAGCGGTAGATCACGAGCGGAGAAGCGGAGAGCACGAGCGCCACCGCGAAACCCTGCCAGTTGCCGCCGGATAGGAGCTTCCACCAGCCGTATCCCACGGCGACGGAGAAGAAGACCCAGGCGAGAAGATAGGACGGAACCGGCTCCGGCTGACGAAGCGTCACGACCAGAGCGGTGTAGACGAGGAAGAGCGGGAATATCAGCCAGAAAACGTATTTCTGACGCCGGTTGAGCTCCACGAGGCCGAGGAGCCCGATCACGATGGACCAGGGCGGAAAGTTGAGGAGGAGCATCGAGCCGAACCGGATGAGCGATTCCTGGAGCGGCTGGTCCCATTGCAGCAT
This window of the Vicinamibacteria bacterium genome carries:
- a CDS encoding sigma-54 dependent transcriptional regulator yields the protein MQEPAGPQVLVVDDDPSMQRMLRTRLEREGYQVVTAADGDEGLDLIRKQVFNLVITDVRMPKLKGDELARSISQFNPDIPIIVMTAYGDVNEAVRLMHDGVYHYLTKPFDVEDLVGRVRKAVDRQRTSHEVQQVRSKIMSRRKSDFIVGASPKIEELLTQISIVAQNDVPVIIYGESGTGKELVARAIHYTGKRADRPFVVENCGAIPENLIENELFGHVKGAYTDARSDQKGLFEEAHGGTLFLDEIGELPLPLQVKFLRVLQDGEFKRIGSTRAIKVDVRVIAATNKDLIQAISEKSFREDLFYRLNVIPIHLPPLRERKEDIPLLINHFLTEFNKELGRGVEGFSPAAIQKMMTYQWPGNIRELKNKVKQAMVLTRNNVITAEDLFFHVPVSSNKFQSFKEAKREFEKEYISQVLRICQGNISQAARLARKDRKDFYDVMKKYGIQPEIFRKQQAG